A single region of the Mechercharimyces sp. CAU 1602 genome encodes:
- the lpdA gene encoding dihydrolipoyl dehydrogenase produces MVVGDFATEVDVLVIGGGPGGYTAAIRAAQMGKSVTLVDKAEVGGVCLNVGCIPSKAMISAAEQVAHIKKASTMGIEVEGMSIDFSKMMDWKNSVVNKLTGGVKTLLKGNKVEVIQGEAYFTGKDSVRIATENNSQTYQFKDCVIATGSRPREIKAVPFDHKRILSSTGALSLKEIPKRLVVVGGGYIGLELGTVYGKLGSDVTILEGTESLLPGTDPAMVRMVKRNLKKIGVNVVTNAFVQSSETNGDEVTVTAEVKGKEETYQADYVLVSVGRTPNTDELGLDQAGIKLDDKGLIPVDKHCRTENEHLYAIGDVVSGPMLAHKASYEGKVAAETIAGEPSVIDYQAMPYVIFSDPEIAYTGLTEAEAKEEGYETVTSRFSFHANGRALSMEGADGYAQVVAEKGSNRLLGVQIVGPEASSLIAEAVFAIEMGANAEDLSLTIHAHPTLPEALMEAAEGIMGHAIHMVNKK; encoded by the coding sequence ATGGTCGTAGGAGATTTTGCAACAGAAGTAGATGTGCTCGTCATAGGTGGAGGTCCGGGGGGATATACCGCGGCGATCCGTGCAGCACAAATGGGGAAAAGTGTAACCCTTGTGGATAAAGCTGAAGTGGGAGGAGTATGCCTTAATGTAGGGTGTATTCCATCCAAGGCGATGATCAGTGCGGCAGAGCAAGTGGCTCATATAAAGAAAGCTTCCACCATGGGGATTGAAGTGGAAGGCATGTCGATTGATTTTTCCAAGATGATGGATTGGAAAAACTCTGTAGTTAATAAGCTGACAGGTGGTGTGAAAACACTCCTAAAAGGCAATAAAGTAGAGGTTATTCAGGGAGAAGCATACTTTACAGGTAAAGATTCTGTTCGAATCGCGACAGAAAATAATAGCCAAACGTATCAATTTAAAGATTGTGTAATTGCAACAGGTTCACGCCCTCGTGAAATTAAAGCAGTTCCGTTCGATCATAAGCGCATCCTCTCTTCTACAGGGGCACTTTCACTAAAAGAAATTCCGAAACGCTTAGTTGTGGTGGGTGGCGGTTACATTGGTCTTGAGTTGGGAACGGTGTATGGCAAGTTGGGTAGCGATGTTACGATTCTTGAGGGGACAGAGAGCTTGTTACCAGGAACCGACCCTGCTATGGTCCGAATGGTAAAGCGGAACTTGAAGAAAATCGGCGTCAATGTCGTAACCAATGCATTTGTACAGTCTAGTGAAACCAATGGTGACGAGGTAACCGTAACCGCAGAGGTGAAAGGAAAAGAAGAAACCTATCAAGCAGATTATGTGCTTGTTTCTGTAGGGCGCACCCCGAATACTGACGAGCTAGGATTGGATCAAGCAGGAATCAAACTGGATGATAAAGGATTAATTCCTGTAGATAAGCATTGCCGCACAGAAAATGAACACTTGTATGCGATCGGTGATGTGGTCTCAGGTCCTATGTTGGCACATAAAGCCAGCTACGAGGGTAAGGTAGCAGCCGAAACCATCGCGGGCGAACCAAGTGTGATTGACTATCAAGCGATGCCGTATGTTATCTTTAGTGATCCAGAGATCGCATATACTGGATTGACAGAAGCAGAAGCGAAAGAAGAAGGATATGAAACCGTAACCAGTCGCTTCTCTTTTCATGCCAACGGGCGCGCGCTTTCAATGGAAGGTGCAGATGGTTATGCACAAGTAGTGGCGGAGAAAGGGAGCAACCGTTTACTCGGTGTACAGATTGTTGGGCCAGAAGCATCTTCACTCATTGCAGAAGCTGTGTTTGCGATTGAGATGGGAGCAAATGCTGAAGATCTCAGTTTAACAATTCATGCTCATCCTACGCTACCAGAAGCATTGATGGAAGCAGCGGAAGGTATTATGGGACATGCCATCCATATGGTGAACAAAAAATAA
- a CDS encoding dihydrolipoamide acetyltransferase family protein, translating to MAYSFKLPDVGEGIHEGEIVKLYVKEGDDIKEDDVVAEVQTDKAVVEIPSPVTGTIKKIYAQEGEVLEVGSVMVDFDTEDAPAGGESSEEEVTQAEPEEEEKSVDESSSTSENKGAVDSSDSGESAQEKRAVKAMPSVRKKARELGVDIAKIEGTGRDGRILLEDLERGEGTQAENTSEKGTEAKPQESSAEKANTEQKAPAAISVDTEERIPLRGLRRTIAKRMAESKFTAPHVTIMEELDASELIALRKWAKPMAEARDIKLTYLPFIMKAVLACLKEFPTLNASIDEEAEEIVLKKQYHLGMATSTADGLIVPVIKEADRKSIFDLAQEVGDLAERTRNRKVEAHELKGSTFTITNIGSFGGTFFTPIINYPEVGILGVGKIADRPVAIDGEVVVRPVMAISLSVDHRLVDGDIAAQFVTRVKGLLENPKLLMMEMS from the coding sequence GTGGCCTATTCATTTAAATTGCCAGATGTCGGCGAAGGCATTCATGAAGGTGAAATCGTTAAGTTGTATGTGAAGGAAGGGGATGACATCAAGGAAGATGATGTTGTTGCTGAGGTACAAACGGATAAAGCCGTTGTAGAAATCCCCTCTCCTGTGACGGGAACAATCAAGAAGATTTATGCCCAAGAAGGAGAAGTATTAGAAGTTGGTTCGGTGATGGTAGATTTCGATACTGAGGATGCGCCAGCTGGCGGGGAGAGCAGTGAAGAGGAAGTTACACAAGCGGAGCCAGAAGAAGAGGAGAAGAGTGTTGATGAATCCTCTTCTACATCTGAGAATAAGGGAGCGGTAGACTCTTCAGATAGTGGGGAGAGTGCTCAAGAGAAGCGAGCCGTTAAAGCGATGCCATCTGTACGGAAAAAGGCGCGCGAGTTGGGCGTCGATATTGCAAAGATAGAAGGAACTGGACGAGACGGTCGAATTCTACTGGAGGATTTGGAGCGAGGCGAAGGAACGCAGGCGGAAAACACATCTGAAAAAGGAACAGAAGCGAAGCCACAAGAGAGCAGTGCTGAAAAAGCGAATACAGAGCAAAAAGCACCGGCGGCTATCTCTGTCGATACGGAAGAACGTATTCCGCTGCGAGGTTTGCGTCGCACCATTGCAAAACGGATGGCGGAGAGCAAATTTACCGCTCCTCATGTTACAATAATGGAGGAATTGGATGCCTCTGAACTGATCGCCCTGCGTAAGTGGGCCAAACCGATGGCGGAAGCGCGTGATATCAAACTAACTTACTTGCCGTTCATCATGAAAGCGGTTCTTGCTTGCTTGAAGGAATTTCCTACGCTTAATGCCTCGATTGATGAGGAAGCGGAAGAGATTGTACTTAAGAAACAGTATCACCTGGGAATGGCGACATCGACGGCCGATGGTTTGATTGTGCCCGTGATTAAAGAGGCGGATCGTAAGTCAATCTTTGATCTTGCGCAAGAAGTAGGAGACCTGGCTGAGCGCACGCGGAATCGCAAAGTAGAAGCACATGAGCTCAAAGGGAGCACCTTTACGATTACCAATATCGGTTCATTTGGAGGTACCTTCTTCACCCCAATCATTAACTATCCTGAGGTAGGGATCTTAGGCGTGGGGAAAATTGCTGATCGACCTGTCGCTATCGACGGAGAAGTGGTCGTACGTCCTGTGATGGCAATTTCACTCAGCGTCGATCATCGCTTAGTGGATGGTGATATCGCGGCTCAATTTGTGACACGCGTGAAGGGGCTGTTAGAGAATCCCAAATTATTAATGATGGAGATGAGCTAA
- a CDS encoding alpha-ketoacid dehydrogenase subunit beta, whose amino-acid sequence MATMTLIKAITDGMRAEMEQDERIIVLGEDVGVNGGVFRATEGLHEQFGEERVFDTPLAESGIIGAAVGMAAAGLLPVAEIQFFGFVYETMDQICTQAARTRFRSNGRFTVPLVVRSPYGGGVKTPEMHSDSLEALFLHTPGVKVVIPSNPYDAKGLLIAAMRDPDPVIYLEPMKLYRSVKGEVPEEAYTVPLGKANVVREGSDVTVISYGAMVPMAEKAAEQAEKERGTKVEVIDLRTIAPMDMETVLASVKKTNRVVIVHEAVRSGGVGAELIARINEEAILHLEAPAMRITGFDTPYPISSLEDEWLPSVDRIVAGINQVLDF is encoded by the coding sequence ATGGCTACGATGACCCTTATTAAAGCGATTACGGATGGAATGCGTGCGGAGATGGAGCAGGATGAGCGCATTATCGTTCTGGGTGAAGATGTAGGTGTAAATGGTGGTGTATTTCGTGCGACCGAAGGGTTACATGAACAGTTTGGCGAAGAACGTGTGTTTGACACTCCATTAGCAGAATCGGGGATTATTGGCGCCGCAGTGGGCATGGCAGCTGCTGGGTTGCTCCCGGTAGCGGAGATCCAATTTTTTGGCTTCGTCTACGAGACGATGGATCAGATCTGTACACAAGCAGCACGTACTCGTTTCCGTTCTAATGGGCGATTTACGGTTCCGCTCGTTGTGCGCTCTCCTTATGGTGGTGGAGTGAAAACACCAGAGATGCACTCGGATAGCTTAGAAGCTCTATTTCTGCACACCCCAGGTGTAAAGGTGGTTATTCCTAGCAATCCATATGATGCGAAAGGGTTGTTAATCGCTGCGATGCGTGATCCTGACCCGGTTATTTATTTGGAGCCGATGAAGTTGTATCGTTCGGTTAAAGGAGAAGTGCCAGAAGAAGCCTATACCGTACCGCTCGGGAAAGCAAATGTTGTGCGGGAAGGGTCAGATGTAACTGTGATCTCCTACGGTGCGATGGTACCGATGGCAGAGAAAGCGGCCGAACAAGCGGAGAAAGAGCGTGGAACGAAGGTAGAAGTGATTGATTTACGTACGATTGCTCCGATGGATATGGAGACGGTACTCGCCTCTGTGAAGAAGACAAACCGTGTGGTGATTGTGCATGAAGCGGTACGCTCTGGTGGTGTAGGGGCAGAGTTGATTGCTCGGATTAACGAAGAGGCAATCCTTCACTTAGAAGCGCCAGCGATGCGCATCACCGGCTTTGACACCCCCTATCCGATTTCTTCTTTGGAAGATGAGTGGTTGCCATCGGTAGATCGGATTGTGGCTGGCATCAATCAAGTGCTCGATTTTTAA
- the pdhA gene encoding pyruvate dehydrogenase (acetyl-transferring) E1 component subunit alpha — protein sequence MAYTIQPKPEVEMFQILNPDGEINKGKELPNLSNEEMVDLYRWMLTLRTFDGRAIKLNRQGRLGFYAPLGGQEACQIGAVAALNKTDWLYPSYRDMGSAMYHGLPMEQVFLYSRGQIGGGKMPEDVNVFPPQIIIAGHLLHGMGTAWAFKLRGEEHVTISMFGDGATSQGDFHEALNFAAVYDAPTIFFCQNNQYAISVPIEKQMKSETIAQKAIAYGIPGVQVDGNDIFAVYQAVKEAAERGRKGEGPTLIEAVTYRFGPHTMAGDDPRKYRQEDEESTWKERDPLKRMRQHLERNDLWSEEQEKEHEESVLQRMSEAIKKVEGMSKGAIEDVIDDVYAESHADLSAQKEAYVRWKGENK from the coding sequence ATGGCTTATACAATTCAGCCAAAACCAGAAGTAGAGATGTTTCAAATCTTAAATCCCGATGGAGAGATTAATAAAGGGAAAGAGCTACCTAACTTATCAAATGAAGAGATGGTAGATCTTTATCGATGGATGCTTACTCTTCGTACCTTTGATGGACGAGCGATTAAGTTAAACCGTCAAGGTCGACTCGGTTTTTACGCCCCTTTGGGTGGGCAAGAGGCTTGTCAGATTGGAGCAGTAGCGGCACTTAACAAAACGGACTGGCTTTATCCCAGCTATCGCGATATGGGTTCGGCTATGTATCATGGTTTACCGATGGAGCAAGTATTTTTATATTCGCGTGGTCAAATAGGTGGAGGAAAGATGCCGGAAGATGTAAATGTGTTCCCCCCACAAATTATTATTGCCGGTCACCTTTTGCATGGGATGGGAACAGCGTGGGCATTTAAACTGCGAGGGGAAGAACACGTGACGATTTCTATGTTTGGAGACGGAGCAACGTCGCAAGGTGACTTCCACGAGGCACTTAATTTTGCAGCTGTTTATGATGCTCCTACCATTTTCTTTTGTCAAAATAACCAGTACGCTATCAGTGTTCCGATTGAAAAACAGATGAAAAGTGAGACGATCGCACAAAAGGCGATCGCTTATGGAATTCCAGGTGTACAAGTAGATGGCAACGACATCTTTGCGGTCTATCAAGCTGTGAAAGAAGCGGCAGAACGGGGACGCAAAGGTGAGGGTCCTACATTGATAGAAGCGGTTACGTATCGGTTTGGTCCGCATACAATGGCGGGCGACGATCCTCGTAAGTACCGTCAGGAAGATGAAGAGAGTACGTGGAAAGAACGCGATCCACTAAAACGGATGCGTCAACACTTGGAGCGGAACGATTTATGGTCGGAAGAGCAAGAAAAAGAGCATGAAGAATCTGTGCTGCAACGCATGTCCGAGGCGATTAAGAAGGTAGAGGGCATGTCTAAGGGAGCGATCGAAGATGTGATTGATGATGTATATGCGGAATCACATGCAGATTTAAGCGCACAGAAAGAAGCGTATGTTCGTTGGAAAGGGGAAAATAAATAA
- a CDS encoding DUF6612 family protein — MKWLGKMMMLIFMLAVGVGCSADEEAKESKKEQVTEVKEDAPRTLEEVVKRASAEMAKLEGARYSVVGEQMFDVKVDEQQKKIKTMTDMKMNYTQNPLALSMKGEVSADEKKIPVEAYMVGGDVYQKQPEGKWMKMKGVGTESQAKAQTASDSLQHVQTILEEIQKEESEAITMEETDQHFIIDISLAGSEDQYMLDYFERQVVEMLGPQLRQAQLPVKDEEVKLEKVNERIYINKENLQQEKLDKTMEIEIKNKQIQLSGRQKMTITYEGEFVEEITVPQKVREATENK; from the coding sequence ATGAAGTGGTTAGGTAAAATGATGATGTTGATTTTTATGTTAGCGGTAGGGGTGGGCTGTTCGGCGGATGAGGAAGCAAAGGAGAGCAAAAAAGAACAAGTTACAGAAGTAAAAGAAGATGCTCCGCGTACCTTGGAGGAAGTAGTGAAGCGAGCCAGTGCGGAGATGGCGAAATTGGAGGGTGCCCGGTACAGTGTAGTGGGTGAGCAGATGTTTGATGTGAAAGTGGACGAGCAACAGAAGAAGATTAAGACCATGACGGATATGAAGATGAATTATACGCAAAACCCATTGGCGCTTAGCATGAAGGGTGAAGTGAGTGCAGATGAGAAAAAGATCCCAGTAGAGGCGTATATGGTGGGTGGAGATGTATATCAAAAACAGCCTGAGGGTAAGTGGATGAAAATGAAGGGTGTGGGAACCGAATCGCAGGCCAAAGCGCAAACAGCCTCTGATAGTCTACAACATGTGCAGACAATCTTAGAAGAAATTCAGAAAGAAGAAAGCGAAGCAATCACTATGGAAGAGACTGACCAACATTTTATTATCGATATTTCATTAGCAGGTAGTGAGGATCAATATATGTTGGACTATTTCGAGCGACAAGTGGTAGAAATGCTGGGTCCACAGCTGCGACAAGCACAACTTCCGGTAAAAGATGAAGAGGTCAAATTAGAGAAAGTTAATGAGAGGATTTATATCAATAAAGAGAACTTGCAACAAGAGAAGCTGGACAAGACGATGGAGATAGAGATTAAAAATAAGCAGATACAGTTGTCGGGTAGGCAAAAAATGACGATTACGTATGAAGGAGAATTTGTGGAGGAGATCACAGTTCCACAGAAAGTGAGAGAAGCGACGGAAAACAAATAG
- a CDS encoding ferritin-like domain-containing protein, with amino-acid sequence MDAKLKTLIDGLNEDLGYEYAAVIQYTNNAAVVSGLSRQTLKPFFEAEARDEIGHASYLAEKIATLGGDPVVEPKPVKMISDVRTMLQHARDEEAATIKRYKERMDQAEAVGEIALKIQLEDMIADETNHKEELERLLKDPRL; translated from the coding sequence ATGGATGCAAAGTTAAAAACATTGATTGATGGGTTAAATGAAGATTTGGGGTATGAATATGCGGCAGTCATTCAATATACAAACAATGCGGCGGTCGTGTCAGGATTAAGTCGCCAAACATTAAAGCCGTTCTTTGAAGCCGAAGCACGAGATGAGATTGGACATGCCTCATATTTGGCTGAAAAGATTGCTACTCTTGGGGGAGACCCAGTAGTAGAACCGAAACCTGTTAAGATGATCAGTGATGTTCGTACGATGCTCCAACATGCGCGCGATGAAGAAGCGGCTACCATTAAACGTTACAAAGAGCGAATGGATCAAGCAGAAGCAGTTGGGGAAATCGCACTCAAGATTCAGTTGGAAGATATGATCGCCGATGAAACCAATCATAAGGAAGAATTGGAGCGACTTTTAAAAGACCCGCGTTTGTAA
- a CDS encoding S1 RNA-binding domain-containing protein translates to MCLLTFPKKSVTFIQDEYFIGSVRMSQLTEGSVISGEVVAIKPFGAFVKIESGETGLVHISQLSAKYVEKVEDELSVGDTVKAKVLKVDPSGKISLSIKALSEERPRNNNRRSGGGGGGGGRRGGPGDFEDMMKKWAKSSEERLSALAAKQKKGR, encoded by the coding sequence GTGTGCCTATTGACTTTCCCTAAGAAAAGTGTTACTTTTATACAGGATGAATATTTTATCGGGAGTGTTAGGATGAGTCAGCTAACGGAAGGATCCGTCATTAGCGGCGAGGTCGTGGCGATCAAGCCCTTCGGAGCATTTGTCAAAATAGAATCCGGTGAGACGGGTCTTGTTCATATTTCGCAGCTCTCTGCAAAATATGTAGAGAAAGTTGAAGATGAGTTATCGGTAGGGGATACGGTTAAAGCTAAAGTGCTGAAAGTGGATCCTTCCGGTAAGATATCACTATCGATCAAAGCCTTGAGTGAAGAGCGTCCGCGCAACAACAACCGTCGCAGTGGCGGTGGTGGTGGCGGAGGGGGTCGTCGTGGTGGCCCTGGGGACTTTGAAGATATGATGAAAAAATGGGCAAAGAGCAGTGAAGAACGGCTGAGCGCTCTTGCCGCTAAACAGAAAAAAGGCCGTTAA
- a CDS encoding ABC transporter ATP-binding protein, whose product MNLVCEIEHVTKRYGNNTVFDKICFDVVQGDIIAITGESGSGKTTLLNIIGMLENPNEGIVKLFGEERPSIRSRKANILLRTKISFLFQNYALIEQATLNENLTIPLTYVRKSKKEKRELKVQALREVGLNLSLKQKIHELSGGEQQRVAMARLLLKPCELILADEPTGSLDERNRDDILQILNKLNQKGKTIIIVTHDPVVKEICNREIRLSK is encoded by the coding sequence ATGAATTTAGTCTGTGAAATTGAACATGTAACCAAACGGTATGGAAATAACACAGTTTTCGATAAAATTTGCTTTGATGTTGTTCAAGGAGACATTATTGCTATCACTGGAGAGAGTGGTTCGGGTAAAACCACCTTACTAAACATCATCGGCATGTTAGAAAACCCAAATGAAGGAATTGTGAAGTTGTTTGGTGAAGAAAGACCATCTATTCGATCACGAAAAGCAAATATCCTTCTTCGCACAAAAATATCTTTTTTATTCCAGAATTACGCTTTAATTGAGCAAGCTACTTTGAACGAAAATCTCACAATTCCGTTGACCTATGTGAGAAAATCAAAAAAAGAAAAAAGAGAGTTAAAAGTGCAGGCTCTTCGTGAAGTAGGGTTAAACCTTTCACTAAAGCAAAAAATACATGAACTATCAGGGGGAGAACAACAACGGGTTGCTATGGCGCGTCTTCTTCTCAAACCCTGTGAGTTGATTTTAGCCGATGAACCAACAGGTTCTCTAGACGAAAGAAACAGAGATGATATATTACAAATTTTAAATAAGTTGAATCAAAAAGGAAAAACCATAATTATCGTTACTCATGATCCTGTGGTGAAAGAAATTTGTAATCGGGAAATTCGATTATCTAAATAG